The Halomicrobium zhouii region GACGCGACCGGTACCGAGGACAGGGCCCGCGCGCAGTTCGCGGGCGAACGCTACGAGTTCGTCGAGACCTTCCGGGAGGCACTATGAAACGCGCGACGATCCGCACGACACACGTCGATAGCGACACCGCGGAGCGACTCGCGCGCGCTGTGCGCCCGGACAACACCGACGAGATGCACACGACTATCGAGGACGACGCGCTCGTGACGACCATCGAGCGCGAGACGACCGGCGGCCTGCAGTCGACCGTCGACGACTACGTCGTCAACCTCTCCGTCGCGGCACAGTTATCCGACCACACGACTACCAACAACACATGAGCGAACGATCCGTATCCCGACGCAAGCAACAGAAGCGGTGGTACACCGTGCTCGCCCCCGAGCAGTTCGACCGGGCGGAGCTCGGCCAGACCACGGCAGACGAATCGGACAAGGTGCTCGGCCGCACCATCGAGACCACGCTGGGTGACCTGAACAACGACGCCAGCGAGAACAACATCAAGCTGACCTTCAAGATCAACGAGGTCGCCTCCGACTCCGCCTACACGGAGTTCGTCAAACACGAGCTGACGCGGGACTACCTGCGCTCGCTCGTCCGCCGGGGCTCCTCGAAGATCGAGGCGTTCATTACCGTCCTGACGACGGACGACTACCGCGTCCAGATCCAGCCCGTCGCGCTCACCACGAAGAGCGCCGACGAGTCCCAGGAGCAGGCCATCCGCCGGACGATGATCGACCTCGTCCGCGAGTCGGCCCAGGACCGGACCTTCGAGCAGCTCGTCGACTCCATCGTCGAGGGGCGGCTCTCCTCGGCCATCTACGGCGAGGCCAAGGACATCTACCCGCTCCGCCGGGTCGAGATTCAGAAGACGACCCTCGAGGCCCACCCCGAGGAAGTCGCCGCCGAAGAGGAGACCTCCGTCGACGTCGACGAGGAGGACGTCGGCGACGTCGTCGAGGAAGACGAAGCCGCCGAGTAACGCTTCTCTTGAGGTTTTTTGGCGCCGTCGAATACCGACAGCGGAGCGGGTTCGCAGTACCGAAATGTACGTGCGGACTCGATAGGGGATGGTACCTGCGAGGCCCGACGCCGGACTAGATACTTCCCTGTCCCGTGCGACGGATCGGTCGTGAACGACGGTGTCTCCGAGCGGAGTCGAGGCTCGATGGTCGACTCGTCGGTGCGCGTGGGTCGGCACCTCCGAGACGTCGTCCAGCCCGGTACCGCGATACCGTGGGGATCCCCGACGCTCCGCGTAGTCCTCGTGAGCACCCTCCTGGCGCCGCTCGGCGTCGCATTCATCAGCCCCGGCCTGCCCGTTATCCAGGACCGGTTCGCGCTCACCGACTCGCAGACGAGCCTGGTTATCTCGCTGTACTTCGTCACTGGCATCGTCCTCTCGCCGGTCATCGGCCTGATCGAGGACCGGATCGGTCGACGTCGCGTCCTCGTCCCCTGCCTCGTCGGCTTTAGCCTCTCGGGAGCGTCCATCGCCATCGCCCCGAGCTACGAGGGCGTCCTCGTTCTCCGGGTCGTCCAGGGAACCGCCGCGGCCGGTATCTTCGTCACGACGGTCACGGTCATCGGCGACACCTTCGACGGCGCTCAGCGAAGCGCGGTGCTGGGTGCGAACACCGCCGTGCTATCGGCGAGCGCGGCGGTCTTCCCGATATTCGGCGGGATGCTCGCGACGGTCTCGTGGAACGTCCCGTTCGTCGCGTACCTCCTCGGCCTGCCCATCGCCCTGTACGCGCACCGCAGCCTGGAAGAGCCGTCGTACGATCACGCGACCGGTTTGTTCGGATCGATCCGCGAGGCCGTCTTCGCCCTCAGTGCACGCGAGGCAGCGCTCCTCTACGGGTCGGCGTTCACGATCGAACTGCTCCTCTTCGGGACAGTGTTTACGGCCATCCCGTTTCTGCTCGCAGTAGCCTACGGGCTCGCACCGACGGCGATCGGTCTCGTCGTAACGGCCGCACTCGCGGCGTCGGCAGTCTCCGCCTCCCAGGCCGGCCGGCTCACGACCTACTTCTCTGACGACGCGATCATCGTGCTCGGGTTCGCCGGTGCGGGCGCGGGCCTGGTGGGGACGTGGCTCGCCGGGTCGCCGATCGCCATCGGACTCGCCAGCACCGTGTTCGGTGCGGGATGGGGCGTCGTCCTCCCGTCGATCGACGACGAGGTGACCGAGTTCGTCCCACCCGAGGTCCGGGGGGAGGCGTTGAGCCTCCGCAACAGCACGACGTTCCTCGGCCGAACGCTCGCACCGGTGCTCTTCGCCACCCTTTCGGTTACCTGGGGGTATCGCGTGATCCTGCTGTTCGCGGGCATCGTCGGGTTCATCGCGGGGGTGATCGGCTGGGTGCTGTCGAGCACGGGAGGGGCGGACTGACCCCGTGACCCCAGCCGCTGCGTCGGTCCGCGTCCGCGCAGTTCGTCGTTCGTCGAAAGCGCACCGCTCGCGACGACCTCCTCACGAGTCCTTCGATGGCGCCACGGGTTCGGTGTCCAGCTTGAAGTAGAGCCACGGTACTACGTGCGTGAGCGTGGCCAGGACGATCGACCAGCTCAGAACGAACCCCAGGACTGCGCCGTCGTGCGGGAACGGGGCGAGGGCGACGTAACCGGCGCCGAAGAGGACGAAGAAGGTGGCGACCTGGACGAGCCTGGGCATGTCCGAACGTTTGCGCGGAGACTCATAGCGGTACGGTCTGCTCCCGCAAGGCGGCGTCGGGAGTTGAACGGCCGTGCGAAACCATACAGTTATTTGAATAGTCTCCGTGAGAGACACTATGGGGCTCCACGTCACGGCGAGAACGTGTCAGCATCGGCTCGACCGCGTCCGTCGAACGACGAAAAGTCCGTGAGTCCGCGCGAAGAGAACCTACTGTACGCCATTCGGCGACCGATATCTGTGTACGCGGAGA contains the following coding sequences:
- a CDS encoding KEOPS complex subunit Pcc1 yields the protein MKRATIRTTHVDSDTAERLARAVRPDNTDEMHTTIEDDALVTTIERETTGGLQSTVDDYVVNLSVAAQLSDHTTTNNT
- a CDS encoding 30S ribosomal protein S3ae, which produces MSERSVSRRKQQKRWYTVLAPEQFDRAELGQTTADESDKVLGRTIETTLGDLNNDASENNIKLTFKINEVASDSAYTEFVKHELTRDYLRSLVRRGSSKIEAFITVLTTDDYRVQIQPVALTTKSADESQEQAIRRTMIDLVRESAQDRTFEQLVDSIVEGRLSSAIYGEAKDIYPLRRVEIQKTTLEAHPEEVAAEEETSVDVDEEDVGDVVEEDEAAE
- a CDS encoding MFS transporter, with translation MVDSSVRVGRHLRDVVQPGTAIPWGSPTLRVVLVSTLLAPLGVAFISPGLPVIQDRFALTDSQTSLVISLYFVTGIVLSPVIGLIEDRIGRRRVLVPCLVGFSLSGASIAIAPSYEGVLVLRVVQGTAAAGIFVTTVTVIGDTFDGAQRSAVLGANTAVLSASAAVFPIFGGMLATVSWNVPFVAYLLGLPIALYAHRSLEEPSYDHATGLFGSIREAVFALSAREAALLYGSAFTIELLLFGTVFTAIPFLLAVAYGLAPTAIGLVVTAALAASAVSASQAGRLTTYFSDDAIIVLGFAGAGAGLVGTWLAGSPIAIGLASTVFGAGWGVVLPSIDDEVTEFVPPEVRGEALSLRNSTTFLGRTLAPVLFATLSVTWGYRVILLFAGIVGFIAGVIGWVLSSTGGAD